Proteins from one candidate division KSB1 bacterium genomic window:
- a CDS encoding deoxynucleoside kinase: protein MRLQYLAIEGVIGAGKTSLACKIAERFGARLLLEQHEENPFLPDFYEDPRRFAFSTQMFFLLSRYRQQQELPQRDLFHDLLVADYIFQKDRIFATLTLEERELALYDKVARLLERDILRPDLVLYLQASTERLMANIRRRNRPYEKSMSEAYLRDLNEAYNQFFFNYTDTPLLVINATNIDFVNREEDFEDLLIQLSRPISGVQYYSPPAPKT from the coding sequence GTGCGTCTTCAATATCTTGCCATCGAGGGCGTCATCGGCGCCGGCAAAACCAGCCTGGCTTGCAAAATTGCCGAGCGTTTTGGCGCGCGGCTGCTGCTGGAGCAGCACGAAGAAAATCCCTTCCTGCCGGATTTCTATGAGGACCCGCGGCGCTTCGCCTTCTCCACACAAATGTTCTTTCTGCTCAGCCGCTACCGCCAGCAGCAGGAATTGCCGCAACGCGATCTCTTCCATGACCTGCTGGTGGCCGACTACATTTTTCAAAAAGACCGCATTTTTGCCACCCTGACCCTGGAAGAACGCGAGCTGGCGCTTTACGACAAAGTGGCGCGGCTGCTGGAACGCGACATCCTCCGGCCGGACCTGGTGCTTTACCTGCAGGCCAGCACCGAACGCCTGATGGCCAACATCCGCCGACGCAACCGGCCCTATGAAAAGAGCATGAGCGAAGCCTACCTTCGCGACCTGAACGAAGCCTACAATCAGTTCTTTTTTAATTACACGGACACCCCCCTGCTGGTCATCAATGCCACCAACATCGACTTTGTCAACCGCGAGGAAGATTTTGAAGACCTGCTGATTCAGCTCAGCCGGCCGATATCGGGTGTGCAGTACTATTCGCCGCCGGCACCCAAAACCTGA
- the folK gene encoding 2-amino-4-hydroxy-6-hydroxymethyldihydropteridine diphosphokinase produces MTEKAAGERWVANVFIGLGSNLGDRRQWLAQARAKLQVHPAVQVRRQSSLYRTEPVGLREQPEFLNQVVEVATRLTAPALLELLLQIEKALGRIRERKWGPRTIDLDLLAYDQLQFESAALRLPHPALRERRFVLAPWAEIAPDFLLPDAGLTVAALLRQCPDHAAVIKLAT; encoded by the coding sequence GTGACAGAGAAAGCGGCCGGGGAGAGATGGGTCGCCAATGTGTTCATCGGGTTGGGGTCGAATCTCGGGGACCGGCGGCAGTGGCTGGCGCAGGCGCGGGCGAAGCTGCAGGTCCATCCGGCGGTGCAAGTGCGGCGGCAATCCTCGCTTTATCGCACGGAGCCGGTGGGGCTGCGTGAGCAGCCGGAGTTTTTGAATCAAGTGGTGGAAGTGGCCACCCGGCTGACGGCACCGGCGCTGCTCGAGCTGCTGCTGCAGATCGAAAAGGCGCTGGGCCGGATACGGGAGCGCAAATGGGGGCCGCGCACCATCGATCTGGATTTGCTGGCGTATGATCAGCTTCAGTTCGAATCCGCGGCATTGCGGCTGCCACACCCCGCCCTGCGGGAACGCCGTTTTGTGCTGGCGCCCTGGGCGGAAATTGCCCCGGATTTCCTCCTGCCGGATGCCGGGCTGACCGTGGCGGCGCTGCTGCGGCAATGCCCCGATCACGCCGCGGTGATCAAACTCGCAACGTGA
- the folB gene encoding dihydroneopterin aldolase, producing the protein MPADIIRLNRMVFHAYHGYWDEERQVGQRFEVDVELQINVQQAASSDNIRDTIDLYKVYQTVARVVTTNSFKLVETLTQVIADTLLREFNPAQVRVRVRKPNSPVPGISDGIEVEIQRSAAMAG; encoded by the coding sequence ATGCCTGCTGACATCATTCGCCTGAATCGCATGGTTTTTCACGCCTACCACGGCTATTGGGATGAAGAACGCCAGGTGGGCCAGCGCTTCGAAGTGGACGTCGAACTGCAGATCAATGTGCAGCAGGCGGCGAGCAGCGACAACATTCGCGACACCATCGATCTTTACAAAGTGTATCAGACGGTCGCGCGCGTGGTGACCACGAACAGCTTCAAGCTGGTGGAGACACTCACGCAGGTGATTGCCGATACCTTGTTGCGGGAGTTCAACCCGGCGCAGGTGCGGGTGCGGGTGCGCAAGCCCAATTCGCCGGTGCCCGGCATCAGCGATGGCATCGAGGTGGAGATTCAGCGCAGTGCGGCCATGGCCGGGTGA
- a CDS encoding metallophosphoesterase produces MRLLCITDIHSNRQKFEQILLREREPDLLLIGGDFTDFGPAQEAEALLDLALRHCPAVLAVAGNCDSAAIDDMLVRRGVSLHRRGTLVNGVGFFGLSAMPFWRGDMYEFTEQELDGFLAEGHAQVQGAPRCIMLTHPPPRATKADRTHAGRHVGSTAVRTWMDRRQPVLLVCGHIHEARSLDSINGTTLVNCGPARNGYYAVAELNETVTVELKQLA; encoded by the coding sequence ATGCGCCTGCTTTGCATCACGGATATTCACAGTAACCGGCAGAAGTTCGAGCAAATTCTGCTGCGCGAACGGGAGCCGGATTTGCTGTTGATCGGCGGTGATTTCACTGACTTCGGCCCGGCGCAGGAGGCGGAGGCCCTGCTCGACCTGGCGTTGCGGCATTGCCCCGCTGTGCTGGCAGTGGCCGGCAACTGCGACAGCGCCGCGATCGATGACATGCTGGTGCGGCGCGGTGTTTCATTGCATCGCCGTGGCACCCTCGTCAACGGCGTGGGCTTCTTTGGCCTGTCCGCCATGCCCTTCTGGCGTGGCGACATGTACGAATTCACCGAGCAGGAATTGGATGGTTTTCTCGCGGAAGGCCATGCCCAGGTGCAGGGCGCGCCGCGCTGCATCATGCTCACCCATCCCCCGCCGCGCGCGACCAAAGCCGACCGCACCCACGCCGGCCGGCACGTCGGCAGCACCGCCGTGCGCACGTGGATGGATCGCCGGCAGCCCGTGCTGCTGGTGTGCGGCCACATTCACGAAGCGCGCAGCCTGGACAGCATCAACGGCACCACCCTCGTCAATTGCGGCCCGGCACGCAACGGCTATTATGCGGTGGCCGAGCTCAACGAAACCGTGACGGTCGAGCTCAAACAACTTGCCTGA
- a CDS encoding cation:proton antiporter: MPLLTSLLILIVVARLFGQIFQRLDQSAIVGEILAGVLLGPSLLNLIQVNAALAGIAELAVFLVVLSAGLEMSFKDVIASLHGRGAVVAFIGFALPLAGGILVGVAFELDVMRTVFLGLCVSITALPVAVRILQSFKLLDSVMARYAVATAIFNDVAALLALGVILTLPAQHSLQAIGLAILGTGSKLLALAGFILGCNWLLERLIARGLHIAGIPEKLVALFGGEALFGVVVLFVLVFGSISQALGFHFVIGAFFGALLLDRKFFLAPRYHEIDRTLRSITEGFLAPVFFAYLGLEFNPAAISSAGFVAVVLAVSIATKILAGWLGGLLIQLSSLQALGIGIILNGRGIMELVIANIAYERGFIGQGLFSTLVLMGVVTTLITPLMLRKWIMPKLEGTHPTAAPAPPGTSTP, translated from the coding sequence ATGCCTCTGCTGACCAGTCTGCTCATTCTGATCGTGGTCGCGCGGCTCTTTGGACAAATCTTTCAGCGTCTCGATCAGTCCGCCATTGTCGGTGAGATACTGGCCGGCGTGCTGCTCGGGCCGAGCCTGTTGAACCTGATCCAGGTCAATGCCGCGCTGGCCGGCATCGCCGAGCTGGCGGTGTTTTTGGTGGTGCTCTCCGCCGGGCTGGAGATGAGTTTCAAGGACGTGATCGCCTCGCTGCATGGACGGGGAGCGGTGGTGGCGTTTATCGGGTTTGCGCTGCCGCTGGCCGGCGGCATCCTCGTGGGCGTCGCGTTTGAGCTGGATGTGATGCGCACCGTTTTCCTCGGCCTGTGCGTCTCCATCACCGCGTTGCCGGTTGCCGTCCGCATCCTGCAAAGTTTCAAGCTGCTCGATTCCGTGATGGCGCGCTACGCCGTGGCCACCGCCATCTTCAATGATGTGGCGGCGCTGCTGGCGCTGGGCGTCATACTCACTCTCCCCGCCCAACATTCTCTGCAGGCGATCGGCCTCGCGATACTCGGCACCGGCTCAAAACTGCTGGCCCTGGCCGGCTTCATCCTGGGATGCAACTGGCTGCTGGAACGGCTCATCGCCCGGGGTTTGCACATCGCGGGCATTCCGGAAAAGCTCGTGGCCCTGTTCGGCGGCGAGGCCTTGTTTGGCGTGGTGGTGCTCTTCGTGCTGGTCTTCGGCTCGATCAGCCAGGCCCTGGGGTTTCACTTCGTCATCGGCGCGTTTTTCGGCGCACTCCTGCTCGACCGGAAATTCTTTCTCGCCCCGCGCTATCATGAAATCGATCGCACGCTGCGCTCGATCACCGAGGGCTTTCTGGCGCCGGTGTTCTTCGCCTATTTGGGCCTCGAATTCAATCCCGCCGCCATCAGCTCCGCGGGCTTCGTCGCCGTCGTGCTGGCGGTGTCCATTGCCACCAAGATTCTGGCCGGATGGCTGGGCGGCCTGCTGATTCAGCTCTCCTCGCTGCAGGCGCTCGGCATCGGCATCATTCTCAACGGCCGCGGCATCATGGAATTGGTGATTGCCAACATCGCTTACGAGCGCGGATTCATCGGACAAGGTCTGTTTTCCACTCTCGTTTTGATGGGGGTGGTGACGACCCTGATTACACCGCTGATGCTGCGCAAATGGATCATGCCGAAATTGGAAGGGACGCATCCCACAGCAGCACCGGCGCCCCCTGGCACCTCAACGCCATGA
- a CDS encoding gamma-glutamyl-gamma-aminobutyrate hydrolase family protein: MQRLPEQFYFRISCMYTEAIYAAGGIPVLLPLIPERDYVDHLWPLLDGLVLSGCQTDLDPRRYGEMPHPKLGPVNQARDQFDWLLLERAHADKLPVLGICRGMQTLNVFRGGTLIQDLPSQRPSPVCHARDDAPTALVHEVRLAPHSALNDDAGERRVPVNSSHHQAVRELGRGLVPIAWSADGLIEGFQNERWDEHYILGVQWHPERLWQSDEFSRKIFRDFVAEVSRRRSRERRDWGS; this comes from the coding sequence ATGCAGAGACTGCCGGAGCAGTTCTACTTCCGCATCTCCTGCATGTACACCGAGGCGATCTACGCCGCCGGCGGCATTCCCGTGTTGCTGCCGCTGATTCCCGAACGTGATTATGTGGATCACCTGTGGCCGCTGCTCGATGGTCTGGTGCTGTCCGGCTGCCAGACCGACCTCGACCCCCGACGCTATGGCGAGATGCCTCATCCCAAACTCGGGCCGGTGAACCAGGCACGCGACCAATTCGACTGGCTGCTGCTGGAGCGGGCGCATGCCGACAAGCTGCCGGTGCTGGGCATTTGCCGCGGCATGCAAACGCTCAACGTCTTTCGCGGCGGCACCCTGATTCAAGACCTGCCCAGCCAGCGGCCCTCGCCGGTTTGCCATGCCCGCGACGACGCGCCCACCGCCCTGGTGCACGAGGTCCGCCTCGCGCCGCATTCGGCTTTGAATGATGACGCCGGCGAACGGCGCGTGCCGGTCAACAGTTCCCATCATCAGGCTGTCCGCGAGCTGGGTCGGGGGTTGGTACCGATTGCCTGGTCAGCAGACGGCCTGATCGAGGGTTTTCAAAACGAGAGGTGGGACGAGCATTACATCCTGGGGGTGCAATGGCATCCCGAGCGGCTGTGGCAAAGCGATGAGTTCTCCCGTAAAATTTTCCGGGATTTTGTTGCCGAGGTCTCGCGCCGCCGCTCGCGCGAGCGGCGCGACTGGGGAAGCTAG
- a CDS encoding glycogen/starch/alpha-glucan phosphorylase produces the protein MQALRAAVRYHMKYSLALEWKKATNYDIFMAVSLAVRERMIDGMMATEKRYQKLQVKRVFYLSMEFLIGQLLRNNLYNLGIYDWARKAAARMNIDLEAICDTERDAALGNGGLGRLAACLLDSMATLDMPGFGYGINYEFGLFKQEIVNGHQREQPDSWSRESTPWLIERNDRACLIPIYGKMVEEIGADGNPRSVWLDWKLIIGVPHDMPIVGYGGETVNYLRLFTARASSEFDMEIFNQGDYLKAMADKVATERISKVLYPSDAVQAGKELRLVQEYFLVACALRDIVSAYREHYRSFDNFPEKVAMQLNDTHPALAVAELMRLLLDEYDVPWEKAWRITEATLGFTNHTLLPEALERWTMPLMELVLPRHLQIILEINQRFLQQVAAVWPNDTERLRRMSIIEEGDPKQVRMAHLAMIGSHSINGVAELHTELVKKTLVPDFYELWPHKFNNKTNGVTPRRWLQQSNPLLAELLNRSIGETWVTDLERLRALEPFAEDAAFQEEFLAIKRANKERLARVIQQTNHLTVSPDTVFDIQVKRFHEYKRQLLNAMHIMHQYLSIVEDGKDLEVPKTYIFAGKAAPGYFMAKLIIKLINNIAEVVNHDARVRDQIKVVFVPDYRVSLAEKIMPAADLSEQISTAGKEASGTGNMKFAMNGALTIGTLDGANIEIRDEVGAENIFIFGLTAEQVAAMRQSHSYQPQEYYLRSPAIRRVIDSLRANRFSEKEPDLFRPIHEKLMQPGEEYFHIADFESYAETHVRAAHEYTDRKLWARKAILNVARIGKFSSDRTVMEYARDIWDIHPLSSNGREDNDN, from the coding sequence ATGCAAGCCCTGCGCGCCGCCGTGCGCTATCACATGAAGTATTCCCTGGCGCTGGAGTGGAAAAAGGCGACCAACTATGACATCTTCATGGCGGTGTCGCTGGCGGTGCGGGAACGCATGATCGATGGCATGATGGCCACCGAAAAGCGCTATCAAAAGCTGCAGGTCAAGCGCGTGTTTTATCTCTCGATGGAATTTCTCATCGGGCAATTGCTGCGCAACAATCTTTACAATCTCGGCATTTATGACTGGGCCCGCAAGGCGGCGGCCAGGATGAACATCGATTTGGAGGCCATCTGCGACACCGAGCGCGATGCCGCGCTGGGCAACGGCGGTCTGGGGCGGCTGGCGGCCTGCCTGCTCGATTCAATGGCGACACTCGACATGCCGGGCTTCGGCTACGGCATCAACTATGAATTCGGCCTGTTCAAGCAGGAGATCGTCAACGGCCACCAGCGCGAGCAACCCGACAGTTGGTCGCGCGAATCGACGCCCTGGCTGATCGAGCGCAACGATCGCGCCTGCCTGATCCCGATCTACGGCAAGATGGTGGAGGAAATCGGCGCGGACGGCAATCCCAGGTCGGTTTGGCTGGATTGGAAGCTGATCATCGGGGTGCCGCACGACATGCCGATCGTGGGCTATGGCGGCGAAACCGTCAATTACCTGCGGCTGTTCACCGCACGCGCCTCCTCCGAATTCGACATGGAGATTTTCAACCAGGGTGATTATTTGAAGGCCATGGCCGACAAAGTCGCCACGGAACGCATCTCCAAAGTGTTGTATCCCTCGGATGCCGTGCAGGCCGGCAAGGAGTTGCGCCTGGTGCAGGAATACTTTCTGGTCGCCTGCGCCCTGCGCGACATCGTGAGCGCCTATCGCGAGCACTACCGGTCTTTCGACAACTTTCCCGAGAAAGTCGCCATGCAACTCAACGACACGCATCCCGCGCTGGCGGTGGCGGAGCTGATGCGCCTCCTGCTCGATGAGTACGATGTGCCGTGGGAGAAAGCATGGCGGATCACGGAGGCGACGCTGGGCTTCACCAATCACACCCTGCTGCCGGAGGCGCTGGAGCGCTGGACGATGCCGCTGATGGAGCTGGTGCTGCCGCGCCATCTGCAAATCATTCTCGAAATCAACCAGCGTTTTCTGCAGCAGGTCGCGGCGGTATGGCCGAATGATACGGAGCGGTTGCGGCGCATGTCCATCATCGAAGAAGGCGACCCCAAGCAGGTGCGCATGGCGCATCTGGCCATGATCGGCAGCCACTCGATCAACGGCGTGGCCGAGCTGCACACCGAGCTGGTGAAGAAGACCCTGGTGCCGGATTTTTACGAACTGTGGCCGCACAAATTCAACAACAAGACCAACGGTGTCACCCCGCGGCGCTGGCTGCAGCAGTCCAATCCGCTGCTGGCGGAGCTGTTGAACCGCAGCATCGGTGAAACCTGGGTGACGGATCTCGAGCGGCTGCGCGCGCTCGAACCCTTCGCGGAGGACGCCGCCTTTCAGGAGGAGTTTCTGGCGATCAAACGCGCCAACAAGGAGCGGCTGGCCCGTGTGATTCAGCAAACCAATCATCTCACCGTTTCTCCCGACACGGTGTTCGACATTCAGGTGAAGCGCTTTCACGAATACAAGCGCCAGCTTTTGAATGCCATGCACATCATGCATCAGTATCTCAGCATCGTGGAGGATGGCAAAGACCTGGAGGTGCCGAAGACGTATATTTTCGCCGGCAAGGCGGCACCCGGCTACTTCATGGCGAAGCTGATCATCAAACTCATCAACAACATCGCCGAGGTGGTCAACCATGATGCGCGCGTGCGGGATCAAATAAAGGTGGTGTTCGTGCCCGACTATCGCGTGTCGCTGGCGGAGAAGATCATGCCGGCCGCCGATTTGAGCGAGCAGATCTCCACCGCCGGCAAGGAGGCCTCCGGCACCGGCAACATGAAATTCGCGATGAACGGCGCGCTCACCATTGGCACGCTCGACGGCGCCAACATCGAGATTCGCGACGAAGTGGGCGCGGAGAACATTTTCATTTTCGGCCTGACCGCCGAGCAGGTCGCCGCCATGCGGCAAAGCCATTCTTACCAGCCGCAGGAATACTACCTGCGCAGCCCCGCCATCCGTCGCGTGATCGACAGCCTGCGCGCCAACCGCTTTTCCGAAAAAGAACCCGACCTCTTCCGGCCAATCCACGAAAAACTCATGCAGCCCGGCGAGGAATATTTTCACATTGCCGACTTCGAATCCTACGCCGAGACGCATGTGCGCGCCGCGCATGAATACACCGACAGAAAATTGTGGGCGCGCAAGGCCATTCTCAATGTCGCGCGCATCGGCAAATTCTCCAGCGACCGCACGGTGATGGAATATGCCCGCGACATTTGGGACATTCATCCGCTGTCGTCGAATGGCCGGGAGGACAACGACAACTGA
- a CDS encoding T9SS type A sorting domain-containing protein: MAAVSILPAEGEGLVTLNTITPADLPWQGEYFRGIPITVKATPSPGYTFERWSDASLPAQAEISLTLNRDLALQAIFSTETDTFFISDLKIGPVTANAATLAWRTNKAAQTQIEYGTTAAYGQQTPWTSAFLTRHEITLSGLTPDTRYHFRLRNRDRQGNEVNSADSVFTTLAFTPARVEIDPHNEWEFFTCRVFNLSEVARLTRVVLTGQEESSFDLFRDGNHFTVTPDLGENNDNLTSREVTLAFAGGLAPGARDSNGEDNDLDWRTRRLQIAVHFDDDNVLTGEAVNEGDTDDGNPDLWAVALSLNGVPEVKRGETSVATRSALPQAFALASNYPNPFNAGTLWPLDLPENGLLRAVIYNVQGQRVAELSDQRWQAGWHTLRWKGKDSAGRTVSSGIYLLRLFFEGESGRRQVVTRRLVFLR; the protein is encoded by the coding sequence ATGGCGGCGGTCTCGATTCTGCCGGCGGAAGGCGAAGGCCTGGTGACGCTCAATACGATCACGCCGGCTGACCTGCCCTGGCAGGGTGAATACTTCCGCGGCATTCCCATCACCGTGAAGGCAACGCCCAGTCCCGGTTACACGTTCGAACGCTGGAGCGATGCCAGCCTGCCGGCGCAGGCCGAAATTTCCCTCACTCTCAACCGCGACCTCGCGCTGCAGGCGATCTTCAGCACGGAAACCGACACCTTTTTCATCTCCGACCTGAAGATCGGGCCGGTGACCGCCAATGCCGCCACCCTCGCGTGGCGCACCAACAAAGCGGCGCAGACGCAAATCGAATACGGCACGACGGCAGCCTATGGCCAGCAAACGCCATGGACCAGCGCGTTTCTCACCCGCCACGAAATCACCCTGTCAGGTTTGACGCCGGACACGCGCTATCATTTTCGCCTGCGCAACCGCGACCGCCAGGGCAACGAAGTGAACTCAGCCGACAGTGTGTTCACGACGCTGGCGTTCACACCGGCGCGCGTGGAGATCGATCCGCACAATGAGTGGGAATTTTTCACCTGCCGGGTGTTCAATCTGTCGGAAGTCGCGCGCCTCACCCGGGTGGTGCTCACCGGCCAGGAGGAAAGCTCCTTCGATCTCTTCCGCGACGGCAACCACTTTACGGTGACGCCCGACTTGGGAGAGAACAATGACAACCTCACTTCCCGTGAGGTAACGCTCGCGTTTGCCGGCGGCCTGGCGCCGGGCGCACGCGACAGCAACGGCGAGGACAATGATTTGGACTGGCGGACGCGGCGGCTGCAGATCGCCGTTCATTTCGACGACGACAACGTGCTCACCGGCGAGGCGGTCAATGAGGGCGACACGGATGACGGCAATCCGGATTTGTGGGCGGTTGCTCTTTCGCTCAACGGCGTGCCGGAGGTCAAACGGGGAGAAACCTCGGTCGCCACCCGCTCCGCACTGCCGCAGGCCTTTGCGCTGGCGTCGAATTACCCGAATCCGTTCAATGCCGGCACACTGTGGCCGCTCGATTTGCCGGAGAACGGATTGTTGCGCGCGGTGATTTACAACGTGCAGGGCCAGCGCGTCGCCGAGTTGTCTGACCAACGCTGGCAAGCGGGCTGGCACACGCTGCGTTGGAAAGGCAAAGACAGCGCGGGACGGACGGTGAGCAGCGGCATCTATTTGTTGCGGCTGTTTTTTGAAGGAGAATCCGGCCGCCGGCAAGTGGTGACGCGGCGGCTGGTGTTCCTGCGCTGA